The Gouania willdenowi chromosome 3, fGouWil2.1, whole genome shotgun sequence genome includes a region encoding these proteins:
- the glceb gene encoding D-glucuronyl C5-epimerase B: MRCLAARVNYKTLIVICALFTLITVLLWNRCSSDTSIRFLPRAAFVAPSPKIGDSSISSQQHPPQPPEPPPVVGLTGGIRNEEIDCLINDESTIKGRREGTEIFMPFSWMEKYFEVYGKTVQYDGYDRFEFQHSYSKVYTQREPYHPDGVFMSFEGYNVEVRDRVKCISGVEGVPLSTQWGPQGYFYAIQIAQYGLSHYSKNLTERTPHVEVYDTAEERDSRASTAAWTIPKGCTLSRVYDKTRATSVRQFSAAESSEGVSIQLGNSKDFILSLDVKFVSNGSVSVILETTEKGPPFTIHYVTSSQLIAFKDRDITYGIGPRTAWSSLTRDLMTDLRKGVGLSNTKAVKATKIMPRRVVRLVLHGRGFVDNVTISTTAHTAAFFAASDWLLRNQDERGGWPIMVTRKLGEGFRPLEPGWYSAMAQGQAMSTLVRAYLLTKDQAYLSAALKAVGPYKVPSAQHGVKAVFMNKYDWYEEYPTTPGSFVLNGFIYSLLGLYDLTETAGEKLGKEAGQLFSRGMESLKAMLPLYDTGSGSIYDLRHFMLGTAPNLARWDYHTTHINQLQLLASIDNSHIFKDVVKRWKGYLKGIRAKHN, translated from the exons ATGCGCTGCCTTGCTGCACGGGTGAACTATAAGACTCTCATTGTTATTTGTGCCCTTTTCACACTAATCACCGTATTGCTGTGGAACCGCTGCTCTAGCGACACCTCCATCCGCTTCCTGCCACGAGCTGCCTTTGTGGCTCCAAGTCCCAAAATCGGGGATTCCAGCATAAGTAGCCAACAGCATCCTCCACAGCCCCCAGAGCCCCCACCTGTTGTTGGGCTCACCGGTGGAATCAGGAATGAAGAGATCGACTGCCTGATAAATGATGAGTCTACGATCAAAGGGCGACGTGAGGGCACTGAGATCTTCATGCCTTTCTCGTGGATGGAGAAGTACTTTGAGGTGTACGGGAAGACGGTGCAGTACGACGGCTATGACCGCTTTGAGTTCCAGCACAGCTACTCGAAGGTCTACACCCAGAGGGAGCCCTACCACCCCGATGGAGTCTTCATGTCCTTCGAGGGATACAACGTGGAGGTCCGTGACCGAGTCAAATGCATCAGCGGAGTGGAAG GTGTGCCACTGTCCACTCAGTGGGGCCCTCAGGGTTACTTCTACGCCATCCAGATCGCCCAGTATGGCTTAAGCCATTACAGCAAAAATCTGACCGAGCGCACTCCTCACGTGGAGGTCTACGACACGGCCGAGGAGAGGGACAGCCGGGCCAGCACCGCGGCCTGGACAATTCCAAAAGGTTGCACTCTAAGCCGCGTCTACGACAAGACGAGGGCTACGTCAGTGCGTCAGTTTAGTGCTGCAG AGTCCTCTGAAGGTGTCTCCATTCAGCTCGGTAATTCCAAGGACTTCATCCTCAGCTTGGACGTCAAGTTCGTCTCAAACGGCAGCGTGTCCGTAATCCTCGAAACCACGGAGAAGGGCCCACCGTTTACCATTCATTACGTCACCAGCTCGCAGCTCATCGCCTTTAAAGATCGTGACATCACCTATGGGATCGGGCCTCGGACCGCCTGGAGCAGTCTAACTCGAGACCTGATGACCGACCTCAGGAAGGGTGTCGGGTTGTCCAACACCAAAGCTGTGAAGGCCACAAAG ATCATGCCCAGACGGGTGGTGCGTTTAGTTCTTCACGGGCGAGGCTTTGTCGACAACGTCACCATCTCAactactgctcacactgctgcTTTTTTTGCTGCCAGCGATTGGCTGCTGCGTAACCAGGACGAACGAGGTGGGTGGCCCATCATGGTCACCCGGAAGCTGGGCGAAGGGTTCCGGCCCCTAGAGCCCGGCTGGTATTCCGCTATGGCTCAGGGCCAAGCCATGTCCACTCTGGTAAGAGCTTATCTGCTCACCAAGGACCAGGCCTATCTGAGCGCTGCGCTGAAGGCGGTGGGACCGTACAAGGTACCGTCAGCCCAGCACGGCGTCAAAGCCGTGTTCATGAACAAGTATGACTGGTACGAGGAGTATCCCACCACGCCCGGTTCCTTTGTCCTCAACGGCTTCATCTACTCCCTGCTGGGACTTTACGACCTCACAGAGACGGCCGGGGAAAAGCTGGGCAAGGAGGCAGGACAGCTGTTCAGCCGCGGCATGGAGTCACTGAAGGCCATGCTGCCGCTCTACGACACGGGGTCCGGGAGCATCTACGACCTGCGTCACTTCATGTTGGGCACGGCGCCAAACCTAGCCCGTTGGGACTATCACACGACGCACATTAACCAGCTGCAGCTGCTGGCCTCGATAGATAACTCGCACATCTTCAAGGACGTGGTCAAGCGCTGGAAAGGCTACTTAAAAGGGATTCGTGCTAAGCACAACTAG